In Schistocerca serialis cubense isolate TAMUIC-IGC-003099 chromosome 8, iqSchSeri2.2, whole genome shotgun sequence, one genomic interval encodes:
- the LOC126416405 gene encoding minichromosome maintenance domain-containing protein 2-like isoform X2 has product MNKTDSVQKFLRIVSTKNLVLKEEARQLICSYFVACRRVRPDCLPVGAIETITALSEGHARLSMKSEVCYEDVLPVLRLYEESLYAIFGNSFVSPPPIARQSGLTSMKSLIMQTKTEMEHFSAWIINYIKSVIGVHPFQYCNAEE; this is encoded by the exons ttTCTGCGGATTGTCTCAACAAAAAATCTAGTTCTTAAAGAAGAAGCCAGACAACTTATATGCAGTTATTTTGTGGCCTGTCGCAGAGTAAGACCTGACTGTCTTCCTGTTGGTGCAATAGAAACAAT CACAGCACTGTCTGAAGGGCACGCAAGGTTGTCGATGAAAAGTGAAGTATGCTATGAAGATGTTTTGCCTGTTCTAAGACTCTATGAGGAATCTCTGTATGCAATATTTGGGAACTCTTTTGTATCTCCTCCACCAATTGCAAGGCAAAGTGGACTTACTTCAATGAAATCTTTAATTATgcag ACAAAGACTGAGATGGAACATTTTTCAGCCTGGATAATTAACTACATCAAATCTGTAATTGGAGTACATCCCTTTCAGTATTGCAATGCTGAAGAATAA
- the LOC126416405 gene encoding uncharacterized protein LOC126416405 isoform X1, whose amino-acid sequence MVTQASHMFMEDILSSTPCQMAAVFSLQRWRPYLVLLSTSAHALFLRIVSTKNLVLKEEARQLICSYFVACRRVRPDCLPVGAIETITALSEGHARLSMKSEVCYEDVLPVLRLYEESLYAIFGNSFVSPPPIARQSGLTSMKSLIMQTKTEMEHFSAWIINYIKSVIGVHPFQYCNAEE is encoded by the exons atggtgacgcaggcttcacatatgttcatggaggacatattgagcagcactccttgccagatggctgcagtgttttcactgcagagatggcggccatatctcgtgctcttgagtacatccgctcatgccctg ttTCTGCGGATTGTCTCAACAAAAAATCTAGTTCTTAAAGAAGAAGCCAGACAACTTATATGCAGTTATTTTGTGGCCTGTCGCAGAGTAAGACCTGACTGTCTTCCTGTTGGTGCAATAGAAACAAT CACAGCACTGTCTGAAGGGCACGCAAGGTTGTCGATGAAAAGTGAAGTATGCTATGAAGATGTTTTGCCTGTTCTAAGACTCTATGAGGAATCTCTGTATGCAATATTTGGGAACTCTTTTGTATCTCCTCCACCAATTGCAAGGCAAAGTGGACTTACTTCAATGAAATCTTTAATTATgcag ACAAAGACTGAGATGGAACATTTTTCAGCCTGGATAATTAACTACATCAAATCTGTAATTGGAGTACATCCCTTTCAGTATTGCAATGCTGAAGAATAA